The Actinomycetota bacterium genome contains a region encoding:
- a CDS encoding IS1380 family transposase has translation MNDHERLFRDPAMRAVVGKKALERNAASQKNVSRFETLAEEENIRALAAINHAWAARAMRVTKGNDVILDMDSQESPVHGSRERSAYNGHFCSRCHHPLFVFCQHGDCEGATLRPGNVHSADGWRSLLEPIVERYKDPGRKLYFRRDAAFASPDMYGYLEEEGILYAIRIKANSRLYDHVEHLLTRPVGRPYARPKVIYHDFSYRAGSWDRSRRIIAKIEWHQGELFPRAGFIMTNLKGKPK, from the coding sequence GTGAATGACCACGAGCGCCTTTTCCGTGACCCCGCCATGCGGGCTGTCGTCGGGAAGAAGGCCTTGGAGAGAAACGCAGCGAGCCAAAAGAACGTATCCCGCTTCGAGACCTTAGCCGAGGAGGAGAACATAAGAGCGCTTGCCGCCATCAACCACGCCTGGGCGGCCAGGGCGATGCGCGTCACCAAGGGCAATGATGTCATCTTGGACATGGACTCACAGGAGTCCCCGGTGCACGGCAGCCGGGAGAGATCGGCCTACAACGGGCATTTCTGCTCCCGCTGCCATCACCCGCTCTTCGTCTTCTGCCAGCATGGCGACTGCGAAGGGGCGACGCTGCGTCCCGGCAACGTCCACTCCGCCGACGGGTGGCGGAGCCTGCTGGAGCCCATCGTCGAAAGATACAAGGACCCGGGCAGAAAGCTGTACTTCCGGAGAGACGCAGCCTTCGCCTCCCCTGATATGTATGGATACCTAGAGGAGGAAGGCATCCTCTACGCCATCAGGATCAAGGCCAACAGCCGCCTCTACGACCACGTAGAGCACCTCCTGACCCGCCCGGTGGGCAGGCCGTACGCCAGGCCCAAGGTAATCTATCATGACTTCTCCTACCGGGCGGGCTCCTGGGACAGGTCCAGGAGGATCATCGCCAAGATAGAGTGGCATCAGGGCGAGCTCTTCCCCAGGGCGGGGTTCATCATGACCAACCTCAAGGGGAAGCCGAAGA